The following nucleotide sequence is from Glycine max cultivar Williams 82 chromosome 9, Glycine_max_v4.0, whole genome shotgun sequence.
CAGGGGACCAAAAGTTGAACCCTGATCCACACAAGCTGCTTTCCCCTTTCGCTTTCGTAGGTTTCTTCATTCGCTCGCAcccaaacaaatcaaaatcattcgCTCGTCGAGACCGTGCTATCAAATTAAACGATCAAGAAAGATCTCAACAGCCGCTCCTCCTCACGTGACTCTCACGTGCGTGCGATCAACACCGAAATCCAACAGCATAATCAATCAACCAATTCATCATCACCGCCTCAACGCGAGGAACCCAGGGACCGGAACGGAGCTCGGATCGGGGCCCAACCGGTTCGTGGATCCCAATACAAAATCGAAACCACCGTCGTCGTCGTCGAAAGAATTGGCGCGGCGGGGGTTCTCGGGGCTGAGCGTCTCGCCTCTCTTGAGGATCTTGACTTGGCCCATGACAAGGTTCGCGCAGGGGCCTTTCACCACC
It contains:
- the LOC100805698 gene encoding uncharacterized protein, with the translated sequence MRTSLLLRSHNCLQGSHDVLSLTPSSIRSQRNPNPNPSPNPYQTRRRKLHDGDRSGMVVKGPCANLVMGQVKILKRGETLSPENPRRANSFDDDDGGFDFVLGSTNRLGPDPSSVPVPGFLALRR